The Salmo salar chromosome ssa04, Ssal_v3.1, whole genome shotgun sequence genomic sequence CCTTTGACAATTCTTATTTCATTTTATTGAGAAATATCTACTGTATCATACAAGTACACACTTGGGGGAAAGTATACATATGCACTCTTGAGTTAGTAACTTCCTCGAGACAAGATGCCAGTGTTTTCTTTATGCTCCTCCAAATGGATCCAAAGTCAAAACATAGAGAATGACAAAGGCCTCTAGTGGTCAAAAGgtcattgagggcttccaccattttaatgtagtcaaatggtgggacttccaacttcattggctgattccTCCTGGTGaccgggtcatcaggagggatcagccaatcgtgaagaagaaaatgtactaaGCCTCAGTGGCGtggcccatgctgtcacagatgccataatggtacagatacaaagatgagtcctctatctctatggtgcAAAACAATTTAAGGGCCTTATTCAATCAAATCCGCTTTAGCTGACATCTGCAAAAGTTATGTTTTGACAGTGTCGGAGGTGGACctgtgttagagctgtcaaatccacaagcatcTCCCGGCaggtgtggcttcgtgacaatgataaagagcagctgctcaccgattttGACAACTCCaacgcagttacacctccaacaccgccaaaacatcagctatgcacATGTCGGCTATTGCCGCTTAACaattgatctgattgaatctaggcctatcTCATATGGTTGATTTATGGAGTGGGGAAATACACTTGGTCCAAAGTGATGGTTGCGTAATCATGCTTGACTGTCCCTTATACACATTTGCTGATTGGTGATGGTTGACATAGGTTTTGAAAAACGTACAAGCGGGACTTGATACATAACAGGCTAACCAAATCTGCTTGTTATTAAAAACACGTCAAAATAGTACAAATGGAACGAGCGTCTGGTTAGAGGGTACAGCATATTATCCGAATCTACCAATAATCAAAGTTAAAATATTTATATAAAACATAATACAAATAGCAGTGTTTTGTTCCATCATTTTAAACATATATGAActacaaaaaaaaatgttcatGTGCAATTGATGGCATACTCTTCcctctgttcgtctgtctgtctggatggtcatgTAGAATAGATGACTCACATAAGCACAGGAGCAACAACCCTCTTCTCCGAAGTTTGATGTGGCTTCATTTTGAAACAAGGCTGCCAGAGCAATACACCAAAGCCCATGTTGTAGCAGCACTCACAGTAATTCAGTAGTGGTTAAGAGTACCTGCCCATCCTCTCATCTCCAGACCAGATATCACTCCACCACACACAGCCTCCTCCACACCTCCTCAAATCGATCCCTTCAGTCCAAATCCAGTTGAACAtgagtttgtttgtttttgttgttgcccaGCAGAGGTCGCTAAGGAGTCGTCACAATGGCGCTTGCTGCCTGGCTCTATCGGCTCCTCTAGTTGCTTAACTTCCTGCTCTGTTGCTATGACATCTGTTCCACCGGCCTCATCTGCACATCTCCGATCTAGAGGCCGACAAGCAGGGTTACATACACAAAAAAATAGAGGCATCCAACAAAGTGCATGAATGTCCTCTATAAAAGCGCACTGTTTCAGACTATGCAGGTCAGGAACATGGACAACATATAGTACCATTGGTCTATCTAAGAGTTAGTCTTGAGAGAGGCAGGATATAAGTAAGCCAAATGTTGACAgaagcaacagacagacagagcactaCTTTACCTGGACATGAGGCGGGGCGCCCAGAACGTATGTGACTGCACTGGCTATGTCTTGTGCTTTCAAACACTGCAGAGGAAAAAAGGCCAATTAGTAATACAGTTTGTTAAGGTATTTGTATTGAGAAAAACCGTAGGCCCAtccaccacaggaggctgctgatgggaggatggctcattataatggctggaacggaccAAATGCAATGGCATcaaaaccatgtatttgataccattcccctGATTCCGCTCAgaccattaccacaagcccgtcctccccaatttaaggtgccaccaacacacacagactcgcGCAAAGTCTAGCTGCCTTACTTTTATACTCTCATACACAGCAGCTGCTTTCTCTGGATCGCTGTTGTGGTGCCGGAAGGCAAACTCAGTCTCCACTATTCCAGGGGATATACACTATGGAAGAGAAATGCTCAAACCATGCTCGTTATTGatgtttatatacacacacacacacacacacggttacacATACACGGacgaatacacacacatactcaacAATCATCTTTCTATCTAATAATTGTATAAGACGTGTCAGATTCATATGAAAACCTGTGACAAGGTAATGTTGCTCTGCTCACCGTGGCTCTGATGTGGGTCTTTGCTTCCCGTAGCTCTTGCCGCAGCCCCTCGGTTAGAGCAGTCACAGCAAATTTTGTGGCACAGTAGAAATGTTCATCTGCACTAGGTACCATTCTATGTCCCCCCATACTATAGCAGGGAAGAAGGGAGGGCAGGAGGTAGTAAAAGAGAGTGAAATAATGGCATGTATACAATTGTGCTACATCCCCATCCTGTATCCCTCTGAATCTTCTGTCTAAAACCAAGAGTGAAATTGTATCTCCTGAGAGAGTATTTCATCATTTAAATGTCAATTATAACAGCCATTTAATGGGCTGTAAAGAAGCTGTATTCTACCTGTTAATATTGATGATGTGGCCATCGTCCACATTCCGCTCTTTCATTGACTGGTAGGCCTCACGTGTACAAATAGACAAGGCCAGGACATTCACCTATAAGGGAGAGCTTCTGTCAAAAACAAGCACCTGCATCTGCCTTCACACACAAAAATACTTGTTTAAGACAGTCTGTCTAAGTGAATGAGAATACAGTTATAGTTCTCAACAGTATCAAAGCTAAGGCCCCTTGTGAAATTACATCCCAAAAAATTACAACAGACCAAAAATGACCTCAGACAACGTACTGGTTGGTTACTGGCTGGTCACACAGGTAGAGTGTCAttgtgtgtcactgtgtcagaTTGTGTCACCTGACTTTCTCATCCATCATATGACCGTGTCACAGTGACTTTGAGAGTGATGCCAGGCAGGGCAGGTTAAAGCCACAGTGGCGTAGCTAAGGTAGCTTTGGGGGGTTGCCACAGCAGAACAAAGTCAGAATACAGATTACACCATCTAAAAATATACACGCCATACACATTCATCTTGGCTGCCATGGCAACAGATGGACAGGCGTTAGAAATGCTCAGCTCCTCTGGAGGGATGGGACTACTTTTAGAGCAGGGGGGCTCAGCCTGGGGGTCTTGAATGGAATGGTCAAGAGCTCAATGAATTACAGTGTAAAGAAAAGTCCCAGCataatagatagagggaaatAACACCTGCCTTCTTCCACAAGTGGACCTTTTTGCTGTACCACTGCCAGGTCTACTCTTATAACCAATGGAACAACTTCTTgtgagggggagtgtgtgtggttatgtgGGTTCACTGAACCCCCTGAACTATGCTTCACACCACCTACTCTACAACAACAAGTATTTTCCTTGCTTAGCTAGTTATTCTCTTCATTTTTTATATTTCTGCTTGTTAAAGCGTGTATGTGTGTAAACccatgtgtacagtgtgtgtgttgtccactCACGTCGATCATGTTCCTCCAGCTGTCTGTCTTGCCACTGAGCAGGGGTTCATTGTGGGCCAGGCCTGCATTGTTGATACACACATCCACCCCCTGGTGCAGTGTCTTGATGGCAGAGAACATGGACAGGATGTCCTCCTCACAGGACAGGTCACACTTATAGGGGATCAGCGTACCGCTGTAGCCCGCACTCTGGCACTCTGCTGCCAGCTTCTACAAACACAACACAGATAGGGACAAGACCTCGGTCACAAATCAGGTAAACACATGACATGCAATTTTTTCCCCCCCCCTttatctccccaatttcgtgatatccacgCCAAACCGCGTTTCTGAACACCCGCCCACTTAACCGGgtagccagctgcaccaatgtgtcagaggaaacaccattcaactgccgactgaagtcagcctgcaggcgcccagcccaccacaaggagtagctagagcgcgatgagccaagtaaagcccccctggcCTAACTCTCCCCTGACCCAGACGGCActtggccaattgtgtgccgccctatgggactcccagtcacggccagttgtaacacagcctgggatcgaaccggGTCTGTACTGACGCCTCTTACActgctgcgtcactcgggaggccCGTGACATGAGAATTTAAAAAACTCCAGATTAAAACTTTGCATGTTGTGCTTTCAGCAATCAAACTTATTAGTAATGAAATATGACTAATGAATTTAGTCAGTCACATTGATTTCAGCTGTAAAGAAACATTGCCCTACCCATTCACCCATACATTATCTGAAAGGAGCCACAACCATAAAATCAATCCCTGTATTGCATAAAAGGAAGATGAT encodes the following:
- the LOC106603495 gene encoding dehydrogenase/reductase SDR family member 11 — translated: MERWKGRVALVTGASVGIGAAVARALVQHGMKVVGCARNVDKIEKLAAECQSAGYSGTLIPYKCDLSCEEDILSMFSAIKTLHQGVDVCINNAGLAHNEPLLSGKTDSWRNMIDVNVLALSICTREAYQSMKERNVDDGHIININSMGGHRMVPSADEHFYCATKFAVTALTEGLRQELREAKTHIRATCISPGIVETEFAFRHHNSDPEKAAAVYESIKCLKAQDIASAVTYVLGAPPHVQIGDVQMRPVEQMS